In Hymenobacter sublimis, a single genomic region encodes these proteins:
- a CDS encoding enoyl-CoA hydratase/isomerase family protein: protein MENMPTQELEDLRFIRYEAQDSIGYITLNRPEKRNALSADMVTELKQAFEFAEDDEACKVIVLRAEGDVFCAGADLAYIQELQGFGYTDNLADSTHLMQLFHQMYTLKKVIIGQVQGHALAGGCGLATICDFAFTVPEAKFGYTEVKIGFLPAIVSVFLLRKIGEARTKQLLLTGDVITAQVALEFGLVNFLVPKAELADNVYRFARRLCVENSTQSMETTKEMLARIPEMPLEDSLRYAARLNAEARGSDDCRRGIAAFLAKEKISWDN, encoded by the coding sequence ATGGAAAATATGCCCACTCAGGAATTGGAAGACCTGCGCTTTATTCGGTACGAAGCTCAGGATTCCATTGGCTACATCACGCTCAACCGTCCGGAAAAGCGCAATGCCCTCAGCGCCGACATGGTTACGGAGCTCAAGCAGGCCTTTGAGTTTGCCGAGGACGACGAAGCCTGCAAGGTCATTGTGCTGCGGGCGGAAGGCGACGTATTCTGCGCCGGGGCCGACTTGGCTTACATTCAGGAGCTGCAAGGTTTCGGCTACACCGACAACCTGGCCGACTCTACCCACCTCATGCAGCTATTCCACCAGATGTACACCCTCAAAAAGGTGATAATCGGGCAGGTGCAGGGTCACGCTTTGGCTGGGGGCTGCGGGCTGGCTACCATCTGCGACTTTGCTTTTACCGTACCCGAAGCGAAGTTTGGCTACACCGAGGTGAAAATCGGCTTTCTGCCCGCCATTGTAAGCGTGTTTCTGCTACGCAAAATAGGGGAGGCTCGCACCAAGCAACTCCTGCTCACCGGCGACGTCATCACGGCCCAGGTAGCCCTAGAGTTTGGCCTGGTCAACTTCCTGGTACCCAAAGCAGAGCTAGCCGATAACGTCTACCGTTTTGCCCGTCGCTTGTGCGTTGAGAATTCAACCCAGAGCATGGAAACTACCAAGGAAATGCTGGCCCGCATTCCGGAAATGCCCCTGGAAGACAGCCTCCGTTACGCCGCCCGCCTGAACGCCGAGGCCCGCGGCTCCGACGACTGCCGCCGCGGCATTGCCGCCTTTCTAGCCAAAGAAAAAATCAGTTGGGATAATTAA
- a CDS encoding MerR family transcriptional regulator, whose amino-acid sequence MAHFSISDLEQLSGVKAHTIRIWEQRYGILRPVRTATNIRTYCDDDLRRLLNVATLCNRGYRISQVAKMTEPELAKAVISCDDASHNYCQQVNGLLAAMLEMNELQLTRLLNEAIKRSGFEQAILHVAYPFLQRIGVMWQTGTVNPAQEHLVTNLLRQKLLAATDGLAPVQPAAARRWILFLPEGEMHELALLFMNYILRARGHHVLYLGQNLPVQELKAVCNSYQPYAALTVLTAVPERDEVQDFVNELSQTCPDITLFLYGPLAQLPFHMPTNAVRLRLITDFMALAEGICACACDKEVQLPVQAS is encoded by the coding sequence GTGGCACATTTTTCAATCAGCGACCTAGAGCAGCTATCCGGCGTCAAGGCGCACACCATCCGCATTTGGGAGCAGCGCTACGGCATTCTGCGGCCGGTGCGTACCGCTACCAATATTCGCACGTACTGCGACGACGACCTACGGCGCCTGCTTAATGTTGCCACGTTATGCAACCGGGGCTACCGCATTTCGCAGGTGGCCAAAATGACGGAGCCGGAGCTGGCCAAGGCCGTTATTTCCTGCGACGACGCCTCGCACAATTACTGTCAGCAAGTAAATGGGCTGCTGGCGGCCATGCTGGAAATGAACGAGCTTCAACTCACCCGGCTACTTAATGAGGCTATTAAGCGCAGTGGCTTCGAGCAGGCCATTTTGCACGTCGCCTATCCCTTTCTGCAGCGCATTGGCGTGATGTGGCAAACGGGCACAGTAAATCCGGCCCAGGAGCACTTGGTAACCAACTTGTTGCGCCAGAAGCTGCTGGCGGCTACCGACGGGCTAGCGCCCGTGCAGCCAGCTGCCGCGCGGCGGTGGATACTGTTTCTGCCGGAAGGGGAAATGCACGAGCTGGCCCTGTTGTTCATGAACTATATCCTGCGGGCCCGAGGGCACCACGTGTTATATCTGGGGCAAAACTTGCCCGTGCAGGAACTCAAGGCTGTGTGTAACTCCTACCAGCCGTACGCAGCCCTCACGGTGCTGACCGCCGTGCCGGAACGAGATGAGGTACAGGATTTTGTGAATGAGCTAAGCCAAACCTGCCCAGATATTACCCTATTTCTGTACGGCCCGTTGGCGCAGCTGCCCTTCCATATGCCAACGAATGCCGTGCGGCTGCGCCTAATCACTGATTTCATGGCGCTGGCCGAAGGAATATGTGCCTGCGCCTGCGACAAAGAGGTGCAGCTACCCGTTCAGGCTTCATAA
- a CDS encoding fatty acid desaturase, with product MVSSPVVPRAALPAQRVRPTPLGYKGVGMAALILVAWTALLTYLLAFYQPNWRTPWPYLLALGQMHLYTGLFITAHDAMHGVVSANKRLNNFIGTLTAGLFAFNWFPGMLAKHHAHHRHVATEHDPDFHDGHHTSFLLWFARFAWNYVTWVQVALMALTYNVLKLFFPQANVIAFWMVPAVLATLQLFYFGTYLPHRGEHQPDNPHKSRSQFRHHVWAFLSCYFFGYHYEHHDQPYLPWWRLWQAKS from the coding sequence ATGGTTTCTTCTCCCGTGGTACCTCGTGCTGCTTTGCCCGCCCAGCGGGTGCGCCCCACTCCGTTAGGTTACAAAGGAGTAGGCATGGCAGCTCTGATTCTGGTAGCCTGGACCGCATTGCTGACGTATCTGCTGGCCTTCTACCAGCCCAACTGGCGGACGCCGTGGCCCTACCTGCTGGCACTGGGGCAAATGCATCTGTATACCGGCCTTTTTATTACGGCCCACGATGCCATGCACGGGGTAGTTAGCGCTAACAAGCGCCTGAACAATTTCATCGGCACCCTAACAGCGGGGCTTTTTGCCTTTAACTGGTTTCCGGGCATGCTGGCCAAGCACCACGCCCACCACCGGCACGTGGCCACCGAGCACGACCCTGATTTCCACGATGGGCACCACACCAGCTTTCTGCTTTGGTTTGCGCGCTTCGCTTGGAACTACGTGACGTGGGTGCAAGTAGCCCTGATGGCCCTGACCTACAACGTGTTGAAGCTGTTCTTTCCGCAGGCCAATGTTATTGCCTTTTGGATGGTGCCGGCCGTTCTGGCTACTCTGCAACTATTCTACTTCGGCACGTATCTGCCGCACCGTGGGGAACACCAGCCTGATAATCCGCACAAGTCGCGCAGTCAGTTCCGGCACCACGTGTGGGCATTCCTGAGCTGCTACTTTTTCGGGTACCACTACGAACACCACGACCAGCCCTACCTGCCCTGGTGGCGCCTGTGGCAGGCCAAAAGTTAG
- a CDS encoding sterol desaturase family protein produces MEFVAWFMHRFVLHGPLWFLHRSHHVRHPHRFERNDFFFLFYGSLSMLLIIYGSDAKDFRFWMGVGIAAYGTLYFFVHDVLIHGRLRFWRKSRNTYLRALNMAHKIHHKTTGRTGSEEFGLLWVSPKYFALALRKPAPTRVLRQRPDAAV; encoded by the coding sequence ATGGAATTCGTTGCGTGGTTCATGCACCGCTTTGTGCTGCATGGGCCGCTCTGGTTTTTGCACCGCTCCCACCACGTGCGCCACCCGCACCGGTTTGAGCGCAACGACTTCTTTTTTCTTTTTTACGGTTCCCTCTCCATGCTGCTGATTATCTACGGCTCCGATGCCAAGGATTTTCGCTTTTGGATGGGGGTAGGTATTGCAGCATACGGCACCCTGTACTTTTTCGTGCACGATGTGCTCATCCACGGGCGGCTGCGGTTCTGGCGCAAATCGCGCAATACCTACCTGCGGGCCCTGAACATGGCCCACAAAATTCATCATAAAACCACGGGCCGCACTGGCTCCGAGGAGTTTGGTCTGCTGTGGGTGTCGCCGAAATATTTTGCTTTGGCCCTGCGCAAGCCAGCTCCCACGCGGGTGCTGCGGCAGCGGCCCGACGCGGCGGTCTAA
- a CDS encoding phytoene desaturase family protein: MTTATSTKHVLVIGAGFAGLAAATSLAQRGYQVTLLEKNEGPGGRARVFQAQGFTFDMGPSWYWMPDIFEQYFARFGKKVSDYYQLVRLDPSYQVIFKGAEAVDIPALMPELRALFERYEPGSGARLDEFLRQAAYKYEVGIGKFVHMPGRSLLEFMDPRLAVDAMRLDLLQSMHKHVRKFFKDPRLLELVEFPVLFLGATSENTPALYSLMNYADLALGTWYPLGGMHKIVEGMVQLAQEQGVSIEYNVPVQQIVVERGRATGVQTATGFRPADVVVAGADYHHAEQHLLAPEWRHYDEKYWDSRTMAPSSLLFYVGVSKRLPKLRHHNLFFDEDFSLHAEEIYEDPKWPSRPLFYVSAPTQTDPSVAPESCENLFLLIPVAPNLPDPEATREHYYHLIMERLERHCGTSIRDAVVFKRSYAHQDFGQDYNSYKGNAYGLANTLRQTAILKPALKSKKVSNLYFTGQLTVPGPGVPPSLISGQVVAKEVEKEFSLRK; this comes from the coding sequence TTGACTACTGCTACTTCCACCAAACACGTTCTTGTTATTGGGGCGGGCTTTGCCGGGCTGGCCGCGGCTACTTCCTTGGCCCAGCGCGGCTACCAGGTTACCCTGCTGGAAAAAAATGAGGGACCGGGCGGCCGGGCGCGCGTGTTTCAGGCCCAGGGTTTCACCTTTGATATGGGGCCTAGCTGGTACTGGATGCCCGATATTTTTGAGCAGTACTTTGCCCGCTTCGGCAAAAAAGTGTCTGATTACTACCAACTCGTGCGCCTGGACCCTTCCTATCAGGTCATCTTCAAGGGGGCGGAGGCCGTGGACATTCCTGCCCTGATGCCGGAGTTGCGGGCCTTATTTGAACGCTACGAACCGGGTAGCGGGGCCCGCCTGGATGAGTTTCTGCGGCAGGCAGCGTACAAGTACGAGGTTGGCATTGGCAAATTCGTGCACATGCCCGGCCGTTCCCTGCTGGAATTCATGGACCCGCGCCTAGCAGTGGACGCCATGCGCCTGGACCTGCTGCAAAGCATGCACAAGCACGTGCGCAAGTTTTTTAAAGACCCGCGCCTACTGGAGTTGGTAGAATTTCCGGTGCTATTCCTGGGGGCTACCTCCGAAAATACCCCCGCCCTGTACTCGCTCATGAATTATGCCGACTTGGCCCTGGGCACCTGGTACCCTTTGGGCGGCATGCACAAAATTGTGGAAGGCATGGTGCAACTGGCCCAGGAGCAGGGCGTCAGCATCGAGTACAACGTGCCGGTGCAGCAAATTGTAGTGGAGCGCGGCCGGGCTACTGGCGTGCAAACCGCCACCGGTTTCCGCCCGGCTGATGTGGTAGTAGCCGGCGCCGACTACCACCACGCCGAGCAGCACCTGCTAGCCCCTGAGTGGCGCCACTACGACGAAAAGTACTGGGACTCGCGCACGATGGCTCCGTCCTCGTTGCTGTTTTATGTGGGCGTAAGCAAGCGCCTACCCAAGCTGCGCCACCACAACTTGTTTTTCGACGAGGACTTTAGCCTGCACGCCGAGGAAATCTACGAGGACCCGAAGTGGCCCAGCCGCCCGCTGTTCTACGTGTCGGCCCCCACGCAAACGGACCCCTCGGTGGCACCAGAGAGCTGCGAGAACTTGTTTTTACTGATTCCGGTAGCCCCCAACCTGCCCGACCCTGAGGCCACCCGGGAGCATTACTACCACCTGATTATGGAACGCCTGGAGCGCCACTGCGGCACCAGTATCCGCGACGCGGTGGTGTTTAAGCGCAGCTACGCCCATCAGGATTTTGGGCAGGACTACAATAGCTACAAAGGCAACGCCTACGGCCTAGCCAACACCCTGCGACAGACGGCTATTCTGAAGCCTGCCCTGAAAAGTAAAAAGGTCAGCAATCTGTATTTTACGGGCCAGCTTACGGTGCCGGGCCCGGGAGTGCCGCCCTCCCTAATTTCGGGTCAGGTGGTGGCTAAGGAAGTGGAGAAAGAGTTTTCACTGAGGAAGTGA
- a CDS encoding LytR/AlgR family response regulator transcription factor, producing MKISCVLLDDDPLVLDLLQAYVVMTDILDVKAAFTDPLDAHRYLVENQVQVLFSDVTMPHLSGLDLVRSLQQPPLVVLMTAYPQYAMEGFNLDVIDFLLKPISLDRFLRAVNKVAGILRVNTLGSDAQADALTGWGSFFIRTDAQFVRLHYREVLYIEALKDFTKINTADGRTHLTLVNLKNLEEQLPPGLFVRTHRSYLVNAARIDSVSNLEVKVGGHALPLGQTYRERVTERIVNRSLIRRQN from the coding sequence ATGAAAATTTCCTGCGTACTTCTAGATGACGACCCTCTTGTGCTGGACCTGCTCCAGGCATACGTAGTGATGACCGACATCCTAGACGTAAAAGCTGCCTTCACCGACCCGCTCGATGCACACCGGTACCTGGTGGAAAATCAGGTGCAGGTGCTGTTTTCCGACGTTACCATGCCCCACTTGAGCGGCCTAGACTTAGTACGCTCCCTGCAGCAGCCCCCGCTGGTAGTCCTGATGACGGCCTACCCCCAGTATGCCATGGAGGGTTTCAATCTGGACGTTATTGATTTTTTGTTGAAGCCAATCTCCTTGGACCGTTTTCTACGGGCGGTCAACAAAGTAGCTGGCATTCTGCGGGTTAACACCTTGGGTTCCGATGCTCAAGCCGACGCCCTGACCGGCTGGGGCTCCTTCTTTATTCGCACCGACGCTCAATTTGTGCGCCTGCACTACCGGGAAGTGCTCTACATCGAGGCTCTGAAAGACTTCACGAAAATCAATACCGCTGACGGCCGTACCCACCTGACGCTCGTGAACCTGAAAAACCTGGAGGAGCAATTGCCCCCGGGCTTGTTTGTGCGCACCCACCGCTCCTACCTCGTTAATGCTGCTCGCATTGACTCCGTGAGCAACCTGGAGGTGAAGGTAGGCGGCCACGCTCTGCCACTGGGCCAGACGTACCGGGAAAGGGTAACAGAGCGCATCGTAAACCGCTCCCTTATTCGTCGCCAGAATTAA
- a CDS encoding phytoene/squalene synthase family protein: MDHVALFTETSRACSKLITKRYSTSFTLGIRTLDRRFHLPVYSVYGFVRWADEIVDTFHEHDKAALFQDFKRQTYEALDLRISLNPVLHAFQDVVHQYGIDREFIEAFLYSMEMDLDDRSYNQSLYEKYIYGSAEVVGLMCLRIFCEGDEAMFARLRESARRLGSAFQKINFLRDIRSDYQERGRVYFPGVQYERFTDDVKRTIEADIRADFEAGYAGIVQLPRAARMGVYLAYVYYLKLFHKIRQLPAERILGERVRVPNNTKLLLLLGSYFRYQLARV; the protein is encoded by the coding sequence TTGGACCACGTTGCCCTCTTTACCGAAACCAGCCGGGCGTGTAGCAAGCTGATAACCAAGCGCTACAGTACCTCCTTTACGCTGGGCATTCGTACGCTCGACCGGCGGTTTCACTTGCCAGTATACTCCGTGTATGGTTTTGTGCGCTGGGCCGACGAAATCGTGGATACATTTCATGAGCACGATAAAGCGGCGCTGTTTCAGGATTTTAAGCGTCAGACCTATGAGGCTCTAGACCTGCGCATCAGCCTGAACCCGGTGCTGCACGCCTTTCAGGACGTAGTGCACCAGTACGGCATCGACCGAGAATTTATTGAGGCCTTTCTCTACAGCATGGAGATGGACCTCGACGACCGAAGCTACAACCAGTCCTTGTACGAAAAATATATCTACGGCTCGGCGGAGGTAGTAGGGCTGATGTGCTTGCGCATCTTCTGCGAAGGCGACGAGGCCATGTTTGCCCGCTTACGCGAGTCGGCGCGCCGGCTGGGCTCGGCCTTCCAAAAAATTAATTTCCTGCGCGACATTCGCTCTGACTATCAGGAGCGGGGCCGGGTATACTTCCCCGGCGTGCAGTACGAGCGATTCACTGATGACGTGAAACGAACGATTGAAGCTGATATTCGGGCCGATTTTGAGGCCGGCTACGCCGGCATTGTGCAGCTTCCGCGGGCAGCCCGCATGGGCGTGTATCTAGCCTACGTGTACTATCTCAAGCTCTTCCACAAGATCCGGCAGTTGCCGGCTGAACGCATCCTTGGCGAGCGGGTGCGCGTACCAAACAACACCAAGCTGCTGCTGCTGCTCGGTTCTTACTTCCGCTACCAACTGGCGCGGGTGTAG
- a CDS encoding sigma-70 family RNA polymerase sigma factor, with product MTSLEFTNQVQKISYSLKPVAMNLTRDADDAKDLVQETLLKALLNKDKFKAGTNLKAWLYTIMRNTFINNYNKITKRNSNIDSTEYFQYFNTDENYITHNGATSDFVVTDINEAIAGLSADYRTPFMMYYIGYKYLEIAEKLQIPIGTVKNRIHIARKELKQALKTYAPGV from the coding sequence ATGACCTCTTTGGAATTCACCAACCAAGTACAGAAGATTTCTTACTCTCTAAAGCCCGTGGCGATGAACCTGACCCGCGACGCCGATGATGCCAAAGACCTAGTGCAGGAAACTTTGCTCAAAGCGCTGCTGAACAAGGACAAGTTCAAAGCGGGCACCAACTTGAAGGCCTGGTTGTACACCATCATGCGCAACACCTTCATCAACAACTACAACAAGATTACCAAGCGCAATAGCAATATTGACAGCACAGAGTACTTCCAGTACTTTAATACCGACGAAAACTACATTACGCACAACGGAGCCACCTCCGATTTCGTAGTGACAGATATCAACGAAGCTATTGCCGGTCTTTCCGCCGATTACCGGACTCCGTTCATGATGTATTACATCGGTTACAAGTACCTGGAAATTGCGGAAAAGCTGCAGATTCCGATTGGAACCGTTAAAAACCGTATTCACATCGCCCGCAAAGAACTAAAGCAGGCGTTGAAGACATACGCCCCCGGCGTGTAG
- a CDS encoding heavy-metal-associated domain-containing protein produces the protein MKLFSSFLLVFAFLLSSVASFAQTAKPKAKGPATETLQLKTSAVCDMCKARLEKALAYEKGVQAALLDVPSQMLTVTYRPDKTTPAALRAAVQETGYDADDQTANARAYSQLPDCCKKTNATH, from the coding sequence ATGAAGCTGTTCTCATCTTTCCTGCTTGTTTTTGCCTTCCTGCTTTCTTCGGTGGCCTCGTTTGCCCAAACCGCCAAGCCCAAAGCCAAAGGCCCCGCTACTGAAACCCTGCAGCTGAAAACCTCGGCTGTTTGCGACATGTGCAAAGCACGCCTGGAAAAGGCCCTGGCCTACGAGAAAGGGGTGCAGGCGGCCCTGCTCGACGTACCCAGCCAGATGCTCACGGTTACTTATCGGCCCGACAAAACCACGCCGGCCGCCCTGCGCGCCGCTGTACAGGAAACCGGCTACGACGCCGACGACCAAACAGCCAACGCCCGCGCTTACAGCCAACTGCCGGATTGCTGCAAGAAAACCAATGCTACTCACTAA
- a CDS encoding 4-hydroxy-3-methylbut-2-enyl diphosphate reductase, with the protein MPHHLSVRIDPNSGFCFGVIYAIQMAEDLLDEQGYLYCLGDIVHNDEEVERLEQRGLRIIDYQQLAQLRNEAVLIRAHGEPPSTYQMAMENNLTLIDASCPVVLKLQNRIKTSYDRQDRIFIYGKHGHAEVRGLLGQTSGEAVVFENLEELLRHELPANITLYSQTTKSTNSFYRIKDELEQRGYQVNANDTICRQVSNRDKDLRRFAAQFDQVVFVSGTKSSNGKVLYQVCKETNPATHFISKVEELCPSWFQPGQSVGICGATSTPMWQMEQVREALLAL; encoded by the coding sequence ATGCCGCACCACCTGAGCGTCCGTATTGACCCCAATTCTGGTTTTTGCTTCGGCGTAATCTATGCCATTCAGATGGCCGAAGACCTATTGGATGAGCAAGGTTACTTGTATTGCCTCGGCGACATTGTGCACAACGATGAGGAAGTTGAGCGCCTAGAGCAACGGGGCTTGCGCATCATTGACTATCAGCAGTTGGCCCAGTTGCGTAACGAGGCCGTGCTGATTCGGGCGCACGGTGAGCCGCCGAGCACTTATCAGATGGCCATGGAAAACAACCTGACCCTCATCGACGCTTCTTGCCCCGTAGTACTCAAGTTGCAAAACCGCATCAAAACTAGCTACGACCGCCAGGACCGCATCTTCATCTATGGCAAACACGGCCACGCCGAGGTGCGCGGCCTACTGGGACAAACGAGCGGAGAAGCGGTAGTGTTTGAGAACCTGGAGGAGCTGTTACGGCATGAGTTGCCCGCCAACATCACCCTCTATAGCCAGACTACGAAAAGCACAAACTCGTTTTACCGCATCAAGGACGAGCTGGAGCAGCGCGGTTACCAGGTAAACGCCAACGATACCATCTGTCGGCAGGTTAGTAACCGCGACAAAGATCTGCGCCGGTTCGCGGCCCAGTTTGACCAGGTAGTGTTTGTGTCGGGTACCAAAAGCTCCAACGGCAAGGTCCTCTACCAGGTATGTAAAGAAACGAACCCCGCCACCCACTTCATTTCCAAGGTAGAAGAATTGTGTCCCTCGTGGTTTCAGCCGGGCCAGTCGGTGGGTATTTGCGGAGCCACCAGTACCCCCATGTGGCAGATGGAGCAGGTGCGGGAGGCGTTGCTGGCGCTGTAA
- a CDS encoding carboxypeptidase-like regulatory domain-containing protein, translated as MKHPLILTLALTTASLAHAQQITLKGRVVDEKRQPVPYANVGQLGNEPGTATNEAGEFSLRVASLPRKITVISLGYAPTTVDATSATEPLLIVLKASTVALPEVRVRNPEQVATELVKRAYAKLARHQRQEQYGKAFYRQKQEHNGKYSEFLDAFYDVRFTNQGVGGWQLEQARYATAAEETGVDMTNFSAAVRLIPVFEPKPSRRTLAVPLSPLADKQFKFHLREVLQDKGQETAVIDFTPRLDLNQPAAFGTLYVDFKTAAIRRLESNVPIGNLMSLQFSEGTTLTSQTFRMVTEFSPVADSLSRLQAVRAEQTIVLSYQGKPDSTEISGNLFFYQNTTKPAAKGYKSTGVNYNDLKQAMKQNYNAKFWRDREILRASPVEEKVIRDLEQRKAFGSF; from the coding sequence ATGAAACACCCGCTAATTCTGACGCTGGCTCTAACTACGGCCTCCCTCGCCCACGCTCAACAAATCACGCTCAAAGGCCGGGTAGTAGATGAAAAGCGCCAGCCCGTACCGTACGCTAACGTTGGCCAGCTCGGCAATGAGCCCGGAACGGCCACCAACGAAGCCGGCGAGTTTAGTTTGCGCGTAGCCAGCCTACCCCGAAAAATTACCGTTATTAGCCTGGGCTACGCTCCCACTACGGTCGACGCCACGTCCGCCACGGAACCCCTCCTGATTGTGTTGAAAGCCAGCACTGTAGCCCTGCCCGAAGTGCGGGTTCGTAACCCCGAGCAAGTGGCCACGGAACTGGTGAAACGGGCTTACGCTAAGCTGGCCCGCCACCAGCGCCAGGAACAGTATGGCAAAGCTTTCTACCGCCAAAAGCAAGAGCACAACGGCAAATATTCCGAGTTTCTGGACGCTTTCTACGACGTTCGGTTTACCAACCAGGGGGTAGGTGGCTGGCAGCTAGAACAGGCCCGTTACGCCACGGCCGCCGAGGAAACCGGCGTGGACATGACCAATTTTTCGGCGGCCGTACGCCTGATTCCGGTGTTTGAACCCAAGCCCAGCCGCCGTACCCTGGCCGTGCCGCTGAGCCCCTTGGCCGACAAGCAGTTCAAGTTTCATCTGCGGGAAGTACTGCAGGACAAGGGCCAGGAAACTGCCGTTATCGACTTTACCCCGCGGCTGGATCTGAACCAGCCGGCCGCCTTTGGCACCTTGTATGTGGACTTCAAAACGGCGGCCATTCGGCGCCTGGAAAGCAACGTGCCCATCGGCAACCTAATGTCGTTGCAGTTTTCAGAAGGCACTACCCTCACCTCCCAGACCTTCCGGATGGTGACGGAATTCAGCCCGGTAGCCGATTCTCTGAGCCGCTTGCAGGCCGTGCGCGCCGAGCAGACGATTGTGCTCAGCTACCAGGGCAAGCCCGACAGCACTGAAATCAGCGGTAATCTGTTTTTCTACCAGAACACTACGAAGCCCGCTGCCAAGGGCTACAAGTCGACGGGGGTGAACTACAACGACCTCAAGCAGGCCATGAAGCAGAACTACAACGCCAAGTTCTGGCGCGACCGGGAGATTTTGCGCGCTAGCCCGGTAGAGGAAAAAGTAATCCGGGACCTGGAGCAGCGCAAAGCCTTCGGCTCTTTCTAG